A genomic region of Methylobacterium durans contains the following coding sequences:
- a CDS encoding DUF6894 family protein, which yields MPRFFIDSDDGNLHVHDDEGQDFPDAESARRLATAMLPDMAREKVASGDPSTFLVQVRDEAGVTLYQGTLSFVGAWRDPAASA from the coding sequence ATGCCGCGCTTCTTCATCGACTCGGATGATGGCAACCTGCACGTGCACGACGACGAGGGACAGGACTTTCCGGACGCCGAATCCGCGCGGCGGCTGGCGACCGCGATGCTGCCCGACATGGCCCGCGAGAAGGTCGCCTCGGGGGATCCCAGCACCTTCCTCGTTCAGGTCCGGGACGAGGCCGGCGTCACCCTCTACCAGGGCACGCTGAGCTTCGTCGGCGCCTGGCGCGATCCGGCCGCGTCAGCCTAG
- a CDS encoding MFS transporter, translating to MTIASPVDLLSAPPVPPRAPAQAKPVAPADAHPADAWTEPGTGAYRRISVALFLAGFSTFSLIYAVQPLLPGLVDEFHISPSVSALALSVTTGFLAFSILCAGAFSEAVSRRGLMFASMMGAALLHIGSALAPTWYGVLALRALEGVLLGGVPAVAMAYLAEEIHPRALGAAMGLYVGGTAFGGMMGRVGIGILAEFASWRAALGILGIVDLVAALGFFALLPASRNAVRRSGVTLLQHRDAWLKHLRNPGLPLLFATGFLVLGAYVSTFNYLTFRLTAAPYGFGQGQISAIFTVFLFGVVASTVAGSLADRLGRGPVLIVGVLTMAAGNALTCLTALPGIFAGIVAVTVGFFIAHAVASGWVGRMAQGSKGHASSLYLLTYYLGSSLMGSAGGWFWSAGGWPAVAGFNAGLLGAALALALRLRAMEGTGGRQGENGL from the coding sequence GTGACGATCGCCAGCCCCGTCGACCTGCTGTCGGCTCCTCCCGTCCCGCCCCGCGCGCCGGCGCAGGCCAAGCCCGTCGCTCCGGCCGATGCCCACCCAGCGGACGCGTGGACCGAGCCGGGAACAGGCGCCTACCGGCGCATCAGCGTGGCCCTGTTCCTGGCCGGCTTCTCCACCTTCTCGCTGATCTACGCGGTGCAGCCGCTGCTGCCGGGCCTCGTCGATGAGTTCCACATCAGCCCGTCGGTCAGCGCGCTGGCCCTGTCCGTCACCACGGGCTTCCTGGCCTTCTCGATCCTGTGCGCGGGCGCGTTCTCGGAAGCCGTGAGCCGGCGAGGCCTGATGTTCGCCTCGATGATGGGTGCCGCGCTCCTCCACATCGGCAGCGCGCTCGCGCCGACCTGGTACGGCGTGCTGGCCCTGCGGGCGCTGGAGGGCGTGCTGCTCGGCGGCGTCCCGGCGGTGGCGATGGCCTACCTCGCGGAGGAGATCCATCCGCGGGCGCTCGGCGCGGCCATGGGCCTCTACGTCGGTGGCACGGCCTTCGGCGGCATGATGGGACGTGTCGGCATCGGCATCCTGGCCGAGTTCGCCTCCTGGCGCGCCGCGCTGGGGATCCTCGGGATCGTCGATCTCGTCGCCGCCCTCGGATTTTTCGCGTTGCTGCCTGCCTCGCGCAACGCCGTCCGGCGCTCGGGCGTGACGCTCCTCCAGCACCGGGACGCTTGGCTGAAGCACCTGCGCAATCCGGGCCTCCCGCTGCTCTTCGCCACAGGCTTCCTCGTTCTCGGCGCCTATGTCAGCACCTTCAACTACCTGACCTTCCGGCTGACGGCCGCGCCCTACGGCTTCGGCCAGGGGCAGATCAGCGCGATCTTCACGGTGTTCCTGTTCGGCGTGGTCGCCTCAACGGTGGCGGGCTCCCTCGCCGACCGGCTCGGCCGAGGCCCGGTGCTGATCGTCGGCGTCCTGACCATGGCGGCGGGCAACGCCCTCACCTGCCTCACGGCGCTTCCCGGCATCTTCGCGGGGATCGTCGCCGTCACGGTCGGGTTCTTCATCGCGCACGCCGTCGCGAGCGGCTGGGTCGGCCGCATGGCGCAGGGCTCGAAGGGGCACGCCTCGTCCCTCTACCTGCTGACCTACTATCTGGGATCGAGCCTGATGGGCTCGGCCGGCGGCTGGTTCTGGTCCGCCGGCGGCTGGCCCGCCGTGGCCGGGTTCAATGCCGGCCTGCTCGGCGCCGCCCTCGCGCTCGCGCTGCGGTTGCGGGCGATGGAAGGCACGGGAGGCCGACAGGGCGAGAATGGGCTTTGA
- a CDS encoding LysR substrate-binding domain-containing protein produces MDIPQLRTLVHVAELGSLSKAAARLRIAQPALSRQVRLLEEELGLRLFERHGRGMVPTERGREVLMHAARVLGEVDALRARAAGSGSALSGHVAVGLPPTVADRVSVPLVAAFRAEHPGVLVQLVSAYTGYLLDWLHRGEVDVAVLYDPRVTRALRTEPLTQETLYLIGPPDAGLAHERPVPFAEVVRAPLLLPSTRHGLRNILDQFAHEAGAVLDVVVETDSYTALKDLVRHGYGRTILPLAPIRADVAAGRLTAAPITDPAPTRRVVLCYPSDRPVSRAAQFAGARLRAILGDPEPRRSGD; encoded by the coding sequence ATGGACATCCCCCAGCTTCGCACCCTCGTGCACGTGGCCGAACTCGGCAGCCTCAGCAAGGCGGCGGCGCGCTTGCGCATCGCGCAGCCGGCTCTCAGCCGGCAGGTGCGGCTCTTGGAGGAGGAGCTCGGCCTGCGCCTGTTCGAGCGCCACGGCCGCGGCATGGTCCCGACCGAGCGGGGCCGCGAGGTCCTGATGCACGCCGCACGCGTCCTCGGAGAGGTCGATGCGCTGCGGGCGCGTGCGGCCGGGTCCGGTTCGGCGCTCAGCGGGCACGTCGCGGTCGGCCTGCCGCCGACGGTGGCGGATCGGGTGTCGGTGCCGCTGGTAGCGGCCTTCCGCGCCGAGCATCCGGGCGTGCTCGTGCAACTCGTCAGCGCCTATACGGGCTATCTGCTCGACTGGCTCCATCGCGGCGAGGTCGACGTGGCGGTCCTGTACGATCCCCGCGTCACCCGCGCGCTGCGGACCGAGCCCCTGACGCAGGAGACCCTGTACCTCATCGGCCCGCCCGACGCGGGGTTGGCGCACGAGCGCCCGGTGCCCTTCGCCGAAGTCGTCCGGGCGCCGCTGCTCCTGCCGAGCACGCGGCACGGCCTGCGCAACATCCTCGACCAGTTCGCGCACGAGGCCGGCGCCGTGCTGGACGTCGTGGTGGAGACCGACAGCTACACGGCCCTGAAGGACCTCGTCCGGCACGGCTACGGCCGCACCATCCTGCCGCTCGCACCGATCCGCGCGGACGTGGCTGCCGGCCGCCTGACGGCCGCGCCGATCACCGATCCGGCGCCGACCCGCCGCGTCGTCCTGTGCTACCCGTCGGATCGTCCGGTGTCGCGCGCGGCGCAGTTCGCGGGTGCGCGCCTGAGGGCGATCCTCGGGGATCCAGAGCCGCGCCGGTCCGGGGACTGA